A window from Setaria italica strain Yugu1 chromosome VIII, Setaria_italica_v2.0, whole genome shotgun sequence encodes these proteins:
- the LOC101771836 gene encoding heparan-alpha-glucosaminide N-acetyltransferase, translating to MATAKSVDFPANGGFASDPNESEGHGDIEAGGSASIPAPATTPRPSRGQRLASLDVFRGITVVLMIIVDDVGGLVPAISHSPWDGVTLADFVFPFFLFIVGVSLAFAFKRVPNRALATKKAMIRASKLFLLGLILQGGFFHSIHDLTYGVDIREIRLMGVLQRIAIAYLAVALCEIWLRGGASDIGAGGYALIRRYRHQLFVGLVLTVTYMTVLYGMYVPDWEYEVIYPDTTFKHFKVKCGVRGDIGPGCNAVGMIDRRVIGIQHLYTHPVYLKTAQCSINSPRNGPLPPDGPTWCEAPFEPEGLLSSLMAIVTCLIGLQIGHVIVHFKEHGERIVRWSIPSLSLLILGFLLDLFGLHLNKSLYSLSYTCLTTGTAGLFFAGIYLLVDVYGYKKPLFPMEWVGKHALIIFALVACNIAPILVHGFYWREPQNNILKFIGIGG from the exons ATGGCAACGGCGAAGAGCGTCGATTTCCCCGCTAACGGCGGCTTTGCGTCGGATCCGAATGAGAGCGAGGGCCACGGCGACATCGAGGCTGGCGGCAGCGCGAGCATTCCGgctccggcgacgacgccgaggccgagcAGGGGACAGCGCCTCGCCTCGCTCGACGTCTTCAGGGGCATCACCGTCGTG CTTATGATCATTGTGGATGATGTTGGTGGCCTTGTCCCTGCTATCAGCCACTCACCATGGGACGGCGTCACGCTTGCAGATTTTGTgttccccttcttcctcttcatcgtTGGAGTCTCCTTGGCCTTTGCGTTCAAG AGAGTGCCAAACAGAGCGCTGGCAACCAAGAAGGCTATGATCCGGGCTTCAAAGCTCTTCCTTCTAGGCCTAATTCTTCAAG GTGGCTTCTTTCACAGCATCCACGATCTTACTTATGGAGTTGATATTCGTGAGATACGGTTAATGGGCGTACTTCAG AGAATTGCAATAGCGTACTTAGCGGTGGCGCTTTGCGAAATATGGCTACGAGGTGGTGCAAGTGACATTGGAGCTGGTGGCTATGCGTTGATCAGAAGATACCGTCATCAGCT GTTTGTGGGTTTGGTTCTCACGGTCACCTACATGACGGTTTTGTATGGCATGTATGTGCCAGACTGGGAATATGAGGTCATATATCCAGACACCACTTTTAAGCATTTTAAG GTGAAATGTGGGGTGAGGGGTGATATAGGGCCTGGCTGCAATGCTGTGGGCATGATTGATCGACGTGTTATTGGAATCCAACATCTCTATACACACCCCGTTTACCTCAAGACAGCG CAATGTAGCATCAACTCCCCACGAAATGGGCCACTTCCACCAGACGGTCCGACATGGTGTGAAGCTCCCTTTGAACCTGAAGGCCTCCTCAG TTCCCTGATGGCAATTGTGACCTGCTTGATCGGGCTCCAAATTGGGCATGTCATTGTGCACTTCAAG GAGCATGGCGAGAGAATAGTGCGGTGGTCGATTCCATCACTAAGCTTGCTGATTCTTGGCTTCTTGCTTGACTTGTTTG GCTTGCACTTGAACAAGTCGTTATATAGTCTGAGCTACACCTGCCTCACCACGGGCACCGCGGGTCTCTTCTTTGCAGGAATCTATTTGCTG GTGGATGTTTATGGTTACAAGAAGCCGCTTTTCCCAATGGAGTGGGTGGGAAAGCATGCTCTCATCATATTTGCTCTAGTGGCATGCAACATCGCCCCAATCCTGGTGCATGGCTTCTATTGGAGGGAACCACAGAACAACATT TTGAAATTTATAGGAATCGGAGGCTGA
- the LOC101771438 gene encoding UPF0481 protein At3g47200 isoform X1 has translation MAAAGGGRRVWVVDVEKKLDEADASVEVSRWQRHCIYRVPACIKDLKPKAYRPQVVSLGPFHHGDPELVPMEEHKRRALRHLLRRAKRPLEKFAAAVEEVAEQLASAYLDLGAEWREGDGRERFLEMMIVDGCFLLEVMRAASLDVVGKSNTGDYAPNDPIFSHHGVLYMVPYIRRDMLMLENQLPLLLLERLVAVETDKLTNGDVINRMVLRFLSPSPRLPPPGATPGLHALDVHRRNMLYGHYQAPHWSSRDVPEADIIRSAVELYEAGIRFKKSHSASLHDIRFRHGVLSMPAVTVDDSTEYMFLNMMAFERLHVGAGNDVTAYVFFMDNIIDSAKDVALLSSRGIIQNAVGSDKAVAKLFNSISKDVVLETDSALDAVHREVNAYCRKPWNMWRANLIHTYFRSPWAFLSLAAAIFLLVMTIMQTVYSVLQFYQNNGSGSSSTAPAPM, from the exons atggcggcggccggtggcggcaggAGGGTATGGGTGGTGGACGTGGAGAAGAAGCTGGATGAGGCCGACGCGTCGGTGGAGGTGTCGCGGTGGCAGCGCCACTGCATCTACCGCGTGCCGGCGTGCATCAAGGACCTGAAGCCCAAGGCGTACCGCCCCCAGGTGGTGTCGCTGGGCCCCTTCCACCACGGCGACCCCGAGCTGGTCcccatggaggagcacaagCGCCGGGCGCTGCGGCACCTGCTGCGCCGGGCCAAGCGGCCGCTGGAGaagttcgccgccgccgtggaggaggtCGCCGAGCAGCTGGCGAGCGCGTACCTTGACCTCGGCGCCGAGTGGAGGGAAGGTGACGGGAGGGAGAGGTTCCTGGAGATGATGATCGTGGACGGGTGCTTCCTGCTGGAGGTGATGAGGGCCGCCAGCCTCGACGTGGTCGGGAAGAGTAATACCGGGGACTACGCGCCCAACGACCCCATCTTCAGCCACCATGGGGTGCTCTACATGGTGCCCTACATCCGCCGCGACATGCTCATGCTCGAGAACCAGCTGCCGCTGCTCCTGCTGGAGaggctcgtcgccgtcgagacTGACAAGCTTACG AATGGCGATGTCATCAACAGGATGGTGCTGAGGTTCCTGTCCCCGTCGCCGCGGCTTCCGCCGCCCGGTGCCACTCCGGGTCTCCACGCGCTCGACGTGCACCGCCGGAACATGCTCTACGGCCATTACCAGGCGCCGCACTGGAGCTCGCGCGACGTGCCGGAGGCGGACATCATCCGGTCGGCGGTGGAGCTGTACGAGGCCGGGATCCGGTTCAAGAAGAGCCACTCGGCGAGCCTCCACGACATCCGCTTCCGGCACGGCGTGCTGAGCATGCCGGCAGTGACGGTGGACGACTCCACTGAgtacatgttcctcaacatgatgGCGTTCGAGCGGCTGCACGTCGGCGCCGGCAACGACGTCACGGCTTACGTCTTCTTCATGGACAACATCATCGACTCCGCCAAGGACGTGGCGCTGCTGAGCTCCAGGGGCATCATCCAGAACGCCGTCGGCAGCGACAAGGCAGTGGCGAAGCTGTTCAACAGCATCTCCAAGGACGTGGTGCTCGAGACGGACAGCGCGCTCGACGCTGTGCACCGGGAGGTGAACGCCTACTGCCGGAAGCCGTGGAACATGTGGCGCGCCAACCTCATCCACACCTACTTCCGGAGCCCATGGGCGttcctctccctcgccgccgccatcttcctcctcgtcatGACCATCATGCAGACCGTCTACAGCGTGCTGCAATTCTACCAGAACAACGGCAGTGGCAGCTCGTCTACGGCGCCGGCTCCGATGTGA